The proteins below come from a single Mauremys reevesii isolate NIE-2019 linkage group 6, ASM1616193v1, whole genome shotgun sequence genomic window:
- the DNAJB5 gene encoding dnaJ homolog subfamily B member 5 isoform X4, with product MWGRVPPTSRPGWLGGRRLPELSVRGVPGRRERNKDSTGGNVAVMGKDYYKTLGLQSGANEDEIKKAYRKMALKYHPDKNKDPSAEEKFKEIAEAYDVLSDPKKRAVYDQYGEEGLKTGGGSSGGSGNTFHYTFHGDPHATFASFFGGSNPFDIFFASSRSRAFNGFDQEDMDIDDDDDPFNAFGRFGFNGINGVHRRHPESLHTRRKVQDPPIIHELRVSLEEIYHGSTKRMKITRRRLNPDGRTTRTEDKILNIVIKRGWKEGTKITFPKEGDATPDNIPADIVFILKDKPHTHFKRDGTNVVYTAMISLKELEGTSPWAL from the exons ATGTGGGGGCGGGTTCCCCCCACGTCACGGCCCGGCTGGCTCGGGGGGAGGCGGCTGCCGGAGCTCAGTGTCCGCGGCGTCCCGGGACGGCGAGagcg GAATAAAGACTCGACCGGAGGCAACGTCGCAGTCATGGGAAAGGATTATTATAAGACCTTGGGGCTCCAGTCTGGAGCCAACGAAGATGAGATCAAGAAAGCTTATCGGAAAATGGCCCTGAAGTATCACCCTGATAAAAACAAAGACCCCAGTGCGGAGGAGAAGTTCAAGGAGATCGCAGAGGCCTACGATGTCCTGAGTGATCCCAAGAAAAGAGCTGTCTACGATCAGTATGGTGAAGAAG GGCTCAAAACTGGAGGCGGTTCCTCTGGCGGCTCCGGCAACACTTTCCACTACACCTTCCACGGAGACCCACACGCTACCTTTGCTTCTTTCTTCGGTGGCTCCAATCCCTTCGACATCTTCTTTGCCAGCAGTCGCTCCCGGGCGTTCAATGGGTTCGATCAGGAAGATATGGATATCGATGACGACGATGACCCTTTCAACGCCTTTGGACGGTTCGGCTTCAACGGCATCAATGGAGTCCATCGACGGCACCCGGAGTCTCTCCACACACGAAGGAAGGTCCAGGACCCACCCATCATCCACGAGCTCAGGGTCTCCCTGGAAGAAATCTACCACGGCTCTACCAAAAGGATGAAAATCACCCGCCGGCGGCTGAACCCTGACGGGCGAACCACAAGGACCGAGGATAAGATATTGAACATTGTCATTAAAAGGGGGTGGAAAGAAGGAACCAAAATCACCTTTCCCAAAGAAGGAGATGCCACGCCAGACAACATCCCTGCTGACATCGTCTTCATTCTCAAGGACAAGCCTCACACGCATTTCAAGCGAGACGGCACAAACGTGGTCTACACGGCTATGATCAGTCTTAAAGAG